DNA sequence from the Bacteroidota bacterium genome:
CAAGGAAAACCAACTTGGGTCTATGGCCAATGTGGAGTTTGAGAACATTAGTTTGAGTTTATCCTATGGATCAAAACTAATTACACTTCCTTTCTCCCTCCATTTAAATGACTTTCAGTTAGACCGCTACCCTGGATCAAATAGTCCTTCATCTTTTGCCAGCGAAGTCACCCTTATTGATATTGAAAATAACATCGAGAAGCCTTATCGTATATTCATGAACAACATCTTGAACTATGGAGGTTATCGTTTTTTTCAATCTAATTTCGATCCAGATGAAAAAGGAACGATTCTAAGTGTCAACCATGATTTTTGGGGCACAATGATAACATATATTGGCTATTTGATGATGGCTATTGGTATGATTTTCACCTTATTTACCCGAAGCAGTCGTTTTCGTTTCCTGACTAAAGCCTCAACTTTTGTTAAAGAAAAAATAAAGAAAACAAGTGCTGCTATTACATTACTTTTCATTCTTTTATTTGCATCAAGCATTCAACTTAATGCACAAGCTCCTGAACAACTTAATATCGATGTAGATCATGCTGCTTATTTTGGCGAGATACTTATTCAGGACAGAAGTGGTCGATTGGAGCCAATAAGTACAAAATCCTCTGAAATACTAAGGAAAATTAGTAGGAAGACCGAGTTCAATGGATTAACTGCCGATCAGGTTTTTTTAGGCATGCTTGTCAACTCATACTATTGGAAAGATGTCCCAATGATTAAAGTTTCTCATCCAGAAGTCAAGAAAATAATTGGCATCAGTGGAAAATATGCTTCATTCAACCAAATTGTTGATAAAGAAAATGGATACAAACTCAGACAATATGTAGATGAAGCCAATGCAACAGAATCTGCCAATCGAGGAAAATTTGAAAAAGATATATTGGCTGTTGACGAGCGAGTAAACATAAGCTATTTCATCTATATGGGCACATACCTAACTGTATTCCCAAAGCAAAACGATGCTACTTACAAATGGCTTTCACCTGTTGAAGCTTGGAAAACAATAACTGGAGAAGATTCTATTTTTGTTAGCAGTATATTTTCATTATACATTGAAAGTGTTCATACGGCCAGTGAATCTGGAAACTGGGATGAAGCAAATCAGATAGTAAAAGCAATAAAAGCTTATCAAGATGTTAGAGGAGGCGATATTTTGCCATCAGAAACAAAAATAAAATTAGAAATCAAATACAATAATATTAACATTTTTAATCGACTTACCTCCTATTATGGTTTGATTGGTTTGATACTTTTAATTCTTCACTTTATAAGCATACTTACACGAATCAAACTGAATAAAGTAATTAATATCGCATCGTGGTTTATTATTCTTGGCTTTGTATTCCACTCAATTGGATTAGGAGTTCGGTGGTATATTTCCGGCCATGCACCTTGGAGTAATGCCTATGAATCGATGGTATTTATTGCATGGGCTAGTAGTCTTTCAGGGATACTGTTTTTCAAAAGGTCGTCTATTACACTCACAGCAACAGCCTTATTGTCTGCATTAATTCTATCCGTAGCACATTTAAATTGGTTGGATCCTGAAATTACAAACCTAGTTCCTGTCCTAAAATCGTATTGGTTAATAATTCATGTTGCAATTATTACTTCTAGCTATGGTTTTCTTGGACTTGGAGCCATTTTAGCATTTTTCAATTTATTGCTAATGATATTAAGAACACGAAAGAACTCATCAAACCTAACTATCAAAATACAAGAGTTTTCTTACATAGCAGAATCCACTTTAGTTTTCGGGCTTTTTCTGCTCACAATAGGAACATTTTTAGGAGGTGTTTGGGCAAACGAATCTTGGGGCAGATATTGGGGCTGGGATCCAAAAGAGACCTGGGCGCTGGTTACTGTTCTAGTATATTCTTTTATTTTACACATGCGCTTCATCCCTGGATTTAGAGGCTTCTATGCATTTAATCTGGCAGCATTGGTTGGTTATGGATCTGTATTAATGACCTATTTTGGTGTAAACTATTACCTTTCAGGAATGCATTCATACGCAGCTGGTGATCCCGTTCCTGTTCCAACATTTGTTTATTATACGGTCGGAATTATTTTCATAATTGCTGTTATTGCATTTATTCAGCACAAAAGAAATGATAAATTTAAATCATCTACCGCGCAGAAATAAGTTTTAATGCAGTTGGAATAATTATTTCAGTTTTCCAATGGTAATTTCAATTTTTATTTAAAGTTTGTATTTAACAAAACAGTTAAAAATCATGTTTAAAACAAACGATTACTTTGATGGCAAAGTGAAATCCATTGCTTTTGAAAATAATGAAGGACCTACTACTGCTGGTGTTATGGCCGCAGGTGAATATGAATTCGGAACAAGCTCTATAGAATATATGACAGTTACTTCTGGAAAAATGGAAGTTCTGCTACCCAAAAAAGAAGATTGGAAAGTCTATTATAAGTCTGAAACATTTAAAGTTCAGGCAAATGCAAAATTCAAAGTTAAAGTTAAGGAAGACACTTCATATATTTGTCGATACGAATAAGGTTTTATCCCTATTCATTGTTGTGCATAATTGAGGCTTGTTAACAATCTGCAATACTTTCTGAGCAGCCTTATGGAATCATTTGAATTCCTTTTTCAATTCTATTAATCGTTTCTTGTTTTCCCAAGATTTCAGCAATATCAAATAAATGCGGTCCCATACCTGAGCCTACCAGACACAGACGGAAAACATTCATAACTGCTCCAAAACCCAACTCTTTTTCTTCCAAATAAGATTTCACTCTATCCTCTATTTTTTTTGATGTAAAATCATCTATTTGGCCTAGCAAATCAATTACTTCCTTTAATATTTCCGGGCTGTTTTCTTTCCAACGTTTCTTAACAATTTTTCCATCATATTCCTCAGGTGCAACAAAGA
Encoded proteins:
- the ccsA gene encoding cytochrome c biogenesis protein CcsA, with the protein product MKMKVNDQKIDIKYKDFYRNAEEKIVEEEGGVEMISLAVFDGKSRHDISIMDMEVKQFNGMMFTLNDTSLTQAVILTNTDSGLFIKSPMEVAYFKMLQKDSGLIESHSFSEIQQQALYTIGQIQFVISNVSKSAKIAYSEAGKGHENLNDALVINVSVGDQLQEVVLLGKENQLGSMANVEFENISLSLSYGSKLITLPFSLHLNDFQLDRYPGSNSPSSFASEVTLIDIENNIEKPYRIFMNNILNYGGYRFFQSNFDPDEKGTILSVNHDFWGTMITYIGYLMMAIGMIFTLFTRSSRFRFLTKASTFVKEKIKKTSAAITLLFILLFASSIQLNAQAPEQLNIDVDHAAYFGEILIQDRSGRLEPISTKSSEILRKISRKTEFNGLTADQVFLGMLVNSYYWKDVPMIKVSHPEVKKIIGISGKYASFNQIVDKENGYKLRQYVDEANATESANRGKFEKDILAVDERVNISYFIYMGTYLTVFPKQNDATYKWLSPVEAWKTITGEDSIFVSSIFSLYIESVHTASESGNWDEANQIVKAIKAYQDVRGGDILPSETKIKLEIKYNNINIFNRLTSYYGLIGLILLILHFISILTRIKLNKVINIASWFIILGFVFHSIGLGVRWYISGHAPWSNAYESMVFIAWASSLSGILFFKRSSITLTATALLSALILSVAHLNWLDPEITNLVPVLKSYWLIIHVAIITSSYGFLGLGAILAFFNLLLMILRTRKNSSNLTIKIQEFSYIAESTLVFGLFLLTIGTFLGGVWANESWGRYWGWDPKETWALVTVLVYSFILHMRFIPGFRGFYAFNLAALVGYGSVLMTYFGVNYYLSGMHSYAAGDPVPVPTFVYYTVGIIFIIAVIAFIQHKRNDKFKSSTAQK
- a CDS encoding pyrimidine/purine nucleoside phosphorylase, translated to MFKTNDYFDGKVKSIAFENNEGPTTAGVMAAGEYEFGTSSIEYMTVTSGKMEVLLPKKEDWKVYYKSETFKVQANAKFKVKVKEDTSYICRYE
- a CDS encoding glutamate--tRNA ligase, which codes for SLDRVSKSGAKFDPEKAKWFNHHYMQLQDIDELSLEFNDLLNEKEIIVDISFVQRIVELVRERATFVADIWEQSWFFFVAPEEYDGKIVKKRWKENSPEILKEVIDLLGQIDDFTSKKIEDRVKSYLEEKELGFGAVMNVFRLCLVGSGMGPHLFDIAEILGKQETINRIEKGIQMIP